The bacterium DNA segment TTGGCTCGAATCTCGGCCTCGCAGCGGTCTTCTTTCTCAAGTTCCGAATGAAGGGGGGCGCCGCCGAAGTCATCGAGCAGCCATTCTCGCACCCGGGCCCGGAGGTCCACTGGGGAGGTCTCCCGTCGTTTGGCTAGACGATGGCCAGCATCCGCTCGATGGGCACCTTGGAGCGCGCGCTCATCGCGGGATCCACCGTTATCTCGTACTTCAGATCGCGGAGCGCGTCGCGGAGGTTGCGGAGCGTGTTCTGCTTCATGAAGGTGCAAATAGCCTCGGGGCTCGCGGGGATGAGCTCCTTGCCGGGCGCCGCCTTGGACATCGGATAAAGATTGCCCACCTCGGTGGCCATGATGATCGTTTGCTGGTGCACTTCGTTCACGAGCTTGACCATTCCCTGCGTCGAGCGGAACTGCAGCAGATCGTCCGGAACAAGACCCGAGGACACCTGACGCATGCAGGCGCTCGTGCAGCCGCACTCGGGATGCACGATGGTGGCGGCGTCGGGGTGGAGGCGCTGCTGCTCCTCGACATGGTGCGGGCGGATGCGCTCGTGCACATGGCAGGCGCCCATCATGAGCCAGAGCCTATCGAGCGAGTGGCCGTGCTTCTCGAGAAGCTTGGCGGCGTAGAAGCCGAGAAAGACGTCCGGAAGGAAGAGGATCGGCTGATCGGGCCGGGAGTGTTCCACCACATGGAGCAGTACCTTGGCCGCGTTGGCCGAGGCGCAACAGTAGTCGCTCTCGGCCTTCACCTCGATGTAGGTGTTGACGTAGCTGATGACGATGCCCTCGGGGTGATCGCGCTTCCACTCGCGGACCTTTTCCACGTCCGCGTGGGCGGCGAGGGAGCACATGGCGTCCAGCGAGGGGGCGAGCACTTTCTGGTGCGGCTTTTTCATCGCGGCGAGAATCTGGTTCATGAAGAGGACCGACGGCTCGACAAGCACGTCCTGATCCGATTCTGCGCCGGTGCGCGCCAGGAAGAGCGAATCCCCCACGGCGTCAGCCACGTCCTGGATGTCGCCAATGACATAGTTGTGGGCGAGAATGAGGGCGTTGCGCGTTTTCTTGAGGCGCAGGATCTCCTCCTTCAGCTGATCGCGCTCCTCGGGCGAGAGCGCATCGGGCTCGGCCTCCGCCGGGACCTCGGGGAGCTCGATATTCGGTCCCAGGTCCACCTGGTCCATCAGGAGGATCGCCTGCCGGGCGGGAAGGATGTCGCCCGCGGCGATATCTTCAAGCGTTCTCATCTCCATCTCATGCCTCTCTTGAGAAATTTCATCTGGATTCAGGCCCGCCCCCGAAAGCGCAAGGCAGACGGGGTCACAAAAACCCAGAAATCAAAGGACAATTCACTCTCTCCTCGGTCGGCGGCCAGAGAGTAGGGCATTCTTCCGAAATATCAGGGATTTCTCAAGTCCGGTTCGGACCCCTCCTCCGATACGGCCCTAAAACCCCCTCCTGCTCTCAAATCTAGGAGGTCTCCCGGAGATAGCAACCGTGCCCCGGATACCCTGTCCCCGCCCTTTGGTTGCCCTCCCGGGCGGTTCTGGAGTATGGATAACCCTTCTCTTTATTCTCATTTCCAGAGGAGAACGGCCTTGGCTGTGGTGCCCAACGAGACCAAGAAAAAGTGCTTAAGCGGAGAGATCACCCTCGGCGCGGGGGTGCGCCTCGCCCGCACGGCGGACATCGGCATGGCGATGAAGGCCTGCGGCTTCGACTGGCTCTTCATCGACACCGAGCACAGCACGCTCGATCTCGATCAGGCTTCGCTGATCTCCATCTCGGCCCTCGGCCAGGGGATCAGCCCCATCGTCCGCGTGCCGGGCCTCGATGGACACTCGATCTCGCGGACCCTCGACGGCGGCGCCCAGGGCATCGTCCTCCCTCACGTCAACAGTGCAGAAGAAGCCCGCGCCTTCGTGGAGCAGGGCCTCTTCCCCCCCGTGGGAAAGCGCAGCTCGGGCGGCCTCCCGCCCCAGACCCAGTATGAAGGGGCGCGCGGCCCCGAGATGCTCGAGGCCCTGAACCGCGAGACACTTCTCGTCGCCATGATCGAAACCCCCGAGGCGGGCGATGCGGCCGGCGCCATCGCGGCGATCGAGGGCATTGACGTGCTCCTCATCGGAACGAACGATCTGTGCCTCGGCATGGGAATTCCCGGAAAATTTGAGGATGCGCAGGTGAACCGCGTCTACGATCAGGTCATCAGCGCCTGCAAGAAACACGGCAAGACGCCCGGCATGGGCGGCGTCTACGTCCCCGAGATCATCGGCCGGCGGCTCGCCCAAGGGATGAAGTTCATCCTCTGCGGGAACGACCACGGCTTCATGATGTCGGGCGGCAAGGCGCAGACCGAAACCATTCGCAGCTTACAACCTTAGTTTTTTCGGACGGGAGGAAGCATGAAACTTCTCACTTACCAGGCAGAGGGCGCCCCCCGCGTTGCCGTCCTGACGGATGCGGGCGTGGAGGACGTGATCCCCGAAACGGGCGACGCCTGCGCGGTTATCGCCGCGGGCGGTACCCCCAAAACCAGCGGCAGCGCGAAACCGCTCGATTCGGTCAAGCTCCTCGCTCCCATTGCCCAGCTCAAGCGGCCCGTCATCGCGGTCGGCCTCAACTACAAGAAACACGCCGACGAGGGCGCCAGAAAGCGCGGCCGCCCGGTCGGGGTGTATCCGGAAATCCCCGTTTACTTCTGCAAGTGGCCGGGCTCGCACAACGGCCCGGACGGCAGCCTCATCTACCACAACGAGACGAAGGAGCTCGACTACGAGTGCGAACTCGTCATCGTCATCGGTAAAGGGGGAACCAACATTCCCCTGGACAGGGCCATGGACCATGTCTACGGCTACACCATCATGAACGAGGTCTCGGCCCGGGACGTGCAGGTGAAGCACGGCCAGTGGTTCAAGGGCAAGGCGCTCGACACGTTCGGCCCCCTCGGCCCCTGGATCGTCACCAAGGATGAGACCGGTGACGGGAACAACCTGGCCGTCACCAGCCGGGTCAACGGCGAGGCGCGTCAGAAGTCGAGCACCAACGACATGATCTTCGACATCGCGACGGTCGTCTCGGTCCTCTCGCAGGGCTTCTCCCTCAAGCCGGGCGATCTCATCGCCACCGGCACCCCCGAGGGCGTCGGCTTCGCCATGGACCCGCCGGGCCTGCTGAAGGTGGGTGATGTGGTCGAATGCGAGATCGAGAACATCGGCGTGCTGCGCAACCGGGTGGTCGCGCCCTAGGAGGCAGGCCGCCGGGCCGCTTCCGGAGAGAGCAGAATGAACCAGGAGCGGAAAATCGGCCGGAAGGATTTTTTCACCGAGGGGCCAAAGTCTTTTCTCCGGGCCTTTTTCGATGGAATGCGCGAGTCGGACAATCGGCGCTTCCCCCCCGATGATCTCAACGAGGGCCCGCTGCTGCGCCCGCCGGGGGCGGCGCCCGAGAAGGATTTTCTCTCCATCTGCACCGGCACGGGCGACTGTGCCCGGGCCTGCCCGGCCGAGGCCATCCTCATGTATCCCCGCACCGAGGGCGAGGACACCTTCGCCCTCCAGCCCGTCATCCGGGCGGCGGACTCTCCCTGCGTCGTGTGCGATGAGCTCGCCTGCATGAAGGCCTGCCCGACCGGCGCCCTCACCCTCGTGCCCCGCGAGTCGATCCGCATGGGACGCGCCGAAGTGCACCCGGACGAGTGCCTCGCCATCCTGGGGCAGGATGAAGATTGCCGCTTCTGCGTGGATCGCTGCCCGATCGGAGCCACGGCCATCCGCATCGAGAGCTGGGAGGGGAAGACCGGCCCCGTCGTGAAGGACGGCTGCGTCGGATGCGGGGTGTGCGAGTTCCACTGCCCGGTCTATCCGGGCGCCATCCGCGTCATTCCCTACGCCGGGCTTTGAAAATCTCTGCACCGCCTCCCGACAAGGCGTTTCTCCTCTGGGATGGCGCGTGCGGCTTCTGCAGATGGTGCGTCAGGTGGGTCGAGGCACGGGACCTCTCGGGCGCGATACACGCCCTGCCCTACCAGGAGTCTCCCTCTCCCCCGATGACGGATGCCCTCCGGACCGCCTGCGCGAAGGCGGTGCACCTTCTTCTTCCCGGGGGCGAGATGCGCTCGGCCGGAAGGGCGGTACTGGGCACGCTCTCGCTCCTCGGCTGGCGCAAGACGGCGGCTACGCTCTCCCTTCCGCCCCTCGTGTGGATGGTGGAGGCGCTCTATCGGCTCGCCGCGAAGAACCGATCGCTCCTCGGCCGTTTCTTCTCCGCGCGAGAAGAAGACTCTTCCGTGTCCTGAATTTCGATGGTGTGTGAAACCACAGGTAAAGGGGCTAGGTAAATTCCTCGCCCAGAATCTCGCGGATGAAGCGCTGAACCGCGATGGGGTAGTAGCGGATATTCGAGGTACGGACAACACCCGCGTCGGTGACTTCGCGCCGATCGAGATCATCGAGCACTTTCTCGACGATCCGGTCGGGGCTCAGTTCGTGGTGAACGACCTTCAGCCGATCGTTTTCGACGTTGAAATGCCCCGACACGACGTTGGGGAAAGCGAACACCCGGCCCACGAGATCGGAGTCCATCAGCTCGCGCTCGGAAAAGAGTTCTCCAAAAGTCTTTTGGACCTGCGTGGGGGACCAGACGAGCTTGGGGGAGACCATCAGCTGGCCCGAGATGTGGACCGAACCGGCCTGCGCTTCGGCCTCGGGGCCGAGGATATGGTAGGCCAGCTCATGATAGCCGGCGATGATCCCCGTATAGGGGCGCCGCAGGATCTGGATCCCCTCCACGATGCGCTTGTATTCGTCCCGGTGCTCGAAATCATCAAACATAGGAAAGCATTCTCCCTCTAAAAAGGGGGAAAAGATATAGCGGACAGGCAGTCCCGCGTTCAATCGCCGGAAGCCCCAGGATGCAGGAAAATCGAAGCCGGCGCTCTTTTTTTCTCTCCGGCGTTGCGATCTCCTAAATAAAGGACTACATTATCCGGTATTAGGGGCCCAACACGCCCCGGAGGGATTCACGCATGTACTTTTTCGCCAGCTGCCCGTTCAAGGACGAAACCCCGCAGGAGGAGGTGCGCTGTTTCGACACCGACTCCGCCATAATGAGCAGGCGCCCCCGGGACATGGTGGCGCGCTACTGCTTCGGGGAGTTCCGGGGCTGCCCCTACTACCAGATTCAGGGGACCCCCTCGCTGACCGGAGGGCGGGAGGGCATCTTCACGAACGGGAAAAAAGCCGCCGTCTCTGGAGGAGTGAAATGACCCCGCCCATCGCCACCTCTCCCGCCCGCAAGCCCGATTTCGCGGCGATGGACTTTGATCGCTCTCCCTTTCTCGTCATCTGGGAGGTGACGCAGGCCTGCTCGCTCGCCTGCCGCCACTGCCGCGCCGAGGCGTGCCCCGGCCGGCACATCGGGGAGTTGACCACCGCGGAGGGAAAGGTCCTCCTCGAAGAGACACGGAAATTCGGCCCGGTCCTCTTCGTCATCACGGGCGGGGACCCGCTCGAGCGGCCCGATATCTTCGAGTTGATCCGCCACGGCGCCGGCATCGGCCTGCGCATGACGATGACCCCGGCCGGAACCGCCATGATGACGCGCGAGCGCGTCGCCCAGATGAAGGAGGCCGGCCTCGTCCGCCTCGCCGTCAGCCTCGATGGCCACGACCGCGAGAGCCACGACAGCTTCCGCGGGGTGGACGGCAGCTTCGAGTGGACGATGAACTCCGTGCGCTACGCCCGCGAAATCGGCCTCGAGGTGCAGATCAACACCACCGTCACCCACTTCAACCGCAATCACATCGAGGACATCGCCAGGCTGCTCGCGGCGGAGGACATCGCCCTGTGGAGCGTCTTCTTCCTCGTTCCGGTGGGCCGGGGGATGCAGCACGACATGATCAGCCCCAAGGATCATGAGGAGGTTTTTCACCAGCTCGTCGATCTCGCGCGCGAGATGCCCTACGACATCAAGACCACCGCCGCCCAGCACTACCGCCGCGTGCTGATGCAGCGCACCGCCCTTGAGCGGATGCAAAACGGCAACGGAAACGGCGCCGCCAGGCCGCTCGGTGCGCCCGGCTTCACCGCCGTCCCGGGCCGCGCCGCCAAGGGGGTGAACGACGGGCAGGGCTTCGTCTTCATCAGCCACCGGGGCGCTATCATGCCGAGCGGCTTTCTCCCCATTCCGGCGGGAAACGTGAAAACGCAGAGCCTGATCGAAATCTACCGTGATTCAGAGATTTTCCGGGCACTGCGCAATCCGGCGGGCTTCAAGGGAAAGTGCGGCTACTGCGATTTCAATGATGTATGCGGCGGCTCGCGCTCGCGGGACTGGGCGGCCGGCGGCGACTACCTGGGAAGCGAAATCTCCTGCACCTACCGGCCCCCGCGGCCGGGGGGCAAGAGAAGCGCATCGAACACCTACCGCGGCCCCGAGGCCGAAGCGGGCAACCTCACCCGCGAGGAAGTCCTGGCCGCCCTTCGCGGCTGAAAAATCACCTTTCGAGATAGTGGAGCAGCCGATCCACCGCGTTCTTGGCGCTCGCGGCGCAGTCGGGCACGCCCACGCCGTGGTACGCGCTGCCCGCCACCGTCAGGCCCGGCAGCAGACCCAACCCCTCTTCAAGTTGCTTCATCCTCTCGATATGGCCGACGCGGTACTGCGGCATCGCGCTTGCGTAGCGCTCCAGCACCGCCAGCTCGGGCTCTCCTTCGAGTCCGAGCAGAGGGGTCAGCTCGAGCAGTACCTCGCGGATGACCTCGGTGTCGGG contains these protein-coding regions:
- a CDS encoding TIGR04053 family radical SAM/SPASM domain-containing protein; this encodes MTPPIATSPARKPDFAAMDFDRSPFLVIWEVTQACSLACRHCRAEACPGRHIGELTTAEGKVLLEETRKFGPVLFVITGGDPLERPDIFELIRHGAGIGLRMTMTPAGTAMMTRERVAQMKEAGLVRLAVSLDGHDRESHDSFRGVDGSFEWTMNSVRYAREIGLEVQINTTVTHFNRNHIEDIARLLAAEDIALWSVFFLVPVGRGMQHDMISPKDHEEVFHQLVDLAREMPYDIKTTAAQHYRRVLMQRTALERMQNGNGNGAARPLGAPGFTAVPGRAAKGVNDGQGFVFISHRGAIMPSGFLPIPAGNVKTQSLIEIYRDSEIFRALRNPAGFKGKCGYCDFNDVCGGSRSRDWAAGGDYLGSEISCTYRPPRPGGKRSASNTYRGPEAEAGNLTREEVLAALRG
- a CDS encoding 4Fe-4S dicluster domain-containing protein, whose translation is MNQERKIGRKDFFTEGPKSFLRAFFDGMRESDNRRFPPDDLNEGPLLRPPGAAPEKDFLSICTGTGDCARACPAEAILMYPRTEGEDTFALQPVIRAADSPCVVCDELACMKACPTGALTLVPRESIRMGRAEVHPDECLAILGQDEDCRFCVDRCPIGATAIRIESWEGKTGPVVKDGCVGCGVCEFHCPVYPGAIRVIPYAGL
- a CDS encoding aldolase/citrate lyase family protein, whose amino-acid sequence is MVPNETKKKCLSGEITLGAGVRLARTADIGMAMKACGFDWLFIDTEHSTLDLDQASLISISALGQGISPIVRVPGLDGHSISRTLDGGAQGIVLPHVNSAEEARAFVEQGLFPPVGKRSSGGLPPQTQYEGARGPEMLEALNRETLLVAMIETPEAGDAAGAIAAIEGIDVLLIGTNDLCLGMGIPGKFEDAQVNRVYDQVISACKKHGKTPGMGGVYVPEIIGRRLAQGMKFILCGNDHGFMMSGGKAQTETIRSLQP
- a CDS encoding quinolinate synthase, which codes for MRTLEDIAAGDILPARQAILLMDQVDLGPNIELPEVPAEAEPDALSPEERDQLKEEILRLKKTRNALILAHNYVIGDIQDVADAVGDSLFLARTGAESDQDVLVEPSVLFMNQILAAMKKPHQKVLAPSLDAMCSLAAHADVEKVREWKRDHPEGIVISYVNTYIEVKAESDYCCASANAAKVLLHVVEHSRPDQPILFLPDVFLGFYAAKLLEKHGHSLDRLWLMMGACHVHERIRPHHVEEQQRLHPDAATIVHPECGCTSACMRQVSSGLVPDDLLQFRSTQGMVKLVNEVHQQTIIMATEVGNLYPMSKAAPGKELIPASPEAICTFMKQNTLRNLRDALRDLKYEITVDPAMSARSKVPIERMLAIV
- a CDS encoding fumarylacetoacetate hydrolase family protein encodes the protein MKLLTYQAEGAPRVAVLTDAGVEDVIPETGDACAVIAAGGTPKTSGSAKPLDSVKLLAPIAQLKRPVIAVGLNYKKHADEGARKRGRPVGVYPEIPVYFCKWPGSHNGPDGSLIYHNETKELDYECELVIVIGKGGTNIPLDRAMDHVYGYTIMNEVSARDVQVKHGQWFKGKALDTFGPLGPWIVTKDETGDGNNLAVTSRVNGEARQKSSTNDMIFDIATVVSVLSQGFSLKPGDLIATGTPEGVGFAMDPPGLLKVGDVVECEIENIGVLRNRVVAP
- a CDS encoding DCC1-like thiol-disulfide oxidoreductase family protein, producing the protein MKISAPPPDKAFLLWDGACGFCRWCVRWVEARDLSGAIHALPYQESPSPPMTDALRTACAKAVHLLLPGGEMRSAGRAVLGTLSLLGWRKTAATLSLPPLVWMVEALYRLAAKNRSLLGRFFSAREEDSSVS